The following coding sequences lie in one Lysobacter capsici genomic window:
- a CDS encoding DUF6229 family protein, translated as MQSNDIVSAWLTGANNVGGYKNPAGPLYIEGEIAMDEAMKTPLTHSTSISTCPSGRCYCCM; from the coding sequence ATGCAAAGCAACGATATCGTCTCCGCCTGGCTCACCGGCGCCAACAACGTCGGCGGTTACAAGAATCCGGCGGGACCGCTCTACATCGAAGGCGAGATCGCGATGGACGAGGCGATGAAGACCCCGTTGACCCACTCCACTTCGATCTCGACCTGCCCGAGCGGTCGCTGCTACTGCTGCATGTAA
- a CDS encoding MFS transporter — protein MVVQLDITIVNLALPTLANELATDIPGLQWVVDAYTLLFASLLLSAGAVSDRFGAKRSFLIGLSGFLLASAACGLAQNLTQLVAARAVQGLFAALMVPSSLALLNHAFAHDPKRRARAMALWTASGAAAAAMGLLLGGVLLQTLGWRSVFFVNLPLCALGIVLAWRIAETPRNADRRLDVAGQALTIAGLGGLIGAIIEMPRLGFAHGLVLGGFGLAVVCAVAFAGVQSRAAQPMLPLTLFRLPNFSIALLSAIAISLAYYGLIFVMSLYLQQVAGYTPLQAGLAYVPLTVAFIAANLLSGRWLARHGVRVAIVAGLVLCASGFAWLGRLGHGESYVWILPAFLAIPAGMGLAMPATTTMILASVERSWSGTAAAVLNAVRQTGAALGVALCGLLLADAGRIDVGLRTVCLVCMVGLLFSAALSWRCIRDGGSA, from the coding sequence ATGGTGGTCCAGCTCGACATCACCATCGTCAACCTGGCGCTGCCGACGCTGGCGAACGAGCTGGCCACCGATATCCCCGGGCTGCAATGGGTGGTGGACGCCTACACCCTGCTGTTCGCCTCGCTGCTGCTGTCGGCCGGCGCGGTGAGCGATCGGTTCGGCGCAAAACGCAGTTTCCTGATCGGACTGAGCGGATTCCTGTTGGCCTCGGCGGCCTGCGGCCTCGCCCAGAACCTGACCCAGCTGGTGGCGGCGCGCGCGGTTCAAGGGCTGTTCGCCGCGTTGATGGTGCCGTCCTCGTTGGCCTTGCTCAATCATGCGTTCGCGCACGATCCGAAACGGCGCGCGCGCGCGATGGCGTTGTGGACCGCTTCGGGCGCCGCGGCGGCGGCGATGGGTTTGCTGCTGGGCGGCGTGCTGCTGCAGACGCTCGGATGGCGCAGCGTTTTCTTCGTCAACCTGCCGTTGTGCGCGCTCGGTATCGTGCTGGCGTGGCGCATCGCGGAAACGCCGCGCAACGCGGACAGGCGCCTTGATGTTGCCGGGCAGGCGCTGACGATCGCGGGCCTGGGTGGGTTGATCGGCGCGATCATCGAGATGCCCCGGCTGGGATTCGCTCATGGCCTGGTGCTCGGCGGATTCGGCCTGGCGGTGGTGTGCGCGGTCGCTTTCGCTGGCGTGCAGTCGCGGGCCGCCCAGCCGATGCTGCCGCTGACGCTGTTCCGATTGCCCAACTTCAGTATCGCGTTGCTGTCCGCGATCGCGATCAGCCTGGCCTACTACGGCCTGATCTTCGTCATGAGCCTGTACCTGCAACAGGTTGCCGGCTACACGCCGCTGCAGGCCGGCCTGGCCTATGTGCCGCTGACCGTGGCCTTCATCGCCGCCAATCTGCTCAGCGGCCGATGGCTGGCGCGCCATGGCGTTCGCGTCGCGATCGTGGCGGGCCTGGTGCTGTGCGCCTCGGGTTTCGCGTGGCTGGGCCGGCTCGGACACGGCGAAAGCTACGTCTGGATATTGCCCGCGTTCCTGGCGATTCCCGCCGGCATGGGGCTGGCCATGCCCGCCACCACGACGATGATCCTGGCCAGTGTGGAGCGGTCCTGGTCGGGGACGGCCGCGGCGGTGCTCAATGCGGTGCGCCAGACCGGCGCGGCCCTGGGCGTGGCCTTGTGCGGCCTGTTGCTTGCCGATGCCGGACGCATCGATGTCGGCCTGCGGACCGTATGCCTTGTTTGCATGGTCGGGCTGTTGTTTTCGGCGGCTTTGTCGTGGCGTTGTATCCGTGACGGCGGTTCGGCCTGA
- a CDS encoding TonB-dependent receptor — MKQTRVAPRHTLLASALLLVLGQPVYAQTTTPTPGTAADAQPKPDAERDARTLDTVVVTGIKGSLTSSMNLKRDAQGVVDGIAAEDIGKFPDTNLAEALQRISGVSIDRSNGEGSRVTVRGVGPDFNLVLLNGRQMPTATGGRAFEFSDLAAESISAVEVYKTSRAATPTGGIGATINIKTARPLDNPGLHANAGIKGIWDGSDDDLPGDYKGSSVTPDASGIFSNTSADGRFGIALSANYLKRESGSASAFVASGNGWRPFIDTPQPNGEGAGSALPLPGQPGSGNITNRPGPNDVYSMPQSLGYSINSVKRERLNSQLTFQWAPTDNLTATLDYTYSQNKIEQLRNDMSVWLNFTPGTSSWTKGSGSSPTYYDERYNGNSDFANGASKTAVKRENKSVGLNVDWRVADNFKLNLDYHRSTADSSPDSPYGSSNTLGAAGFFRAGNTIDFSRDFPVLTLHLPAGMTAIDPAQMLVAGSVFRNDMHRAEIEQFQANGEFEFQNYSKLNFGVASTDYENRSAFTNVQLDTWGGATSVNDYPDSVWQLQHMGDFFNGASGSRDPKFTDSFFLFDFDQVRQLAEDAWVAAGKGSREDYRASFDYSGAAVPGSTANRTVGDSQVREKSSSFYLQWSNTFEWKLPVNLAAGVRYERTKVKASALQPAPSGIDWLSENEFIIRYSGSQFRNLDGDYKYWLPSLDVSVDLTDSMKLRASYGESIGRPNWGSLNPALSVGGQARYDGGGGGAGNPGLKPLESRNFDLSYEWYYGESSYFSVGYFRKKIDNFIADQVSRQTPYPDLHTPAGGAYWNQAIAQGCAATDRPCIRNYILNTYNGQPGVVKTGVDANGIATGTITGQPGDPVLAFNITAPVNNRADTLDGWEFNLQHVFGDSGFGLAANYTIVNSGLTYDDGRLGTQFAMTGLSDSANLVAFYEKGPWQARAAYNWRDKFLTSLGDGKGANPIYVEAYGQLDMNVSYAVTDNLVLSLEGINITDETMRTHGRNTRQLYSYDQSGPRYMFGVRYKF, encoded by the coding sequence ATGAAGCAAACGCGTGTTGCCCCACGGCACACCCTATTGGCGTCCGCACTGTTGTTGGTGCTCGGCCAGCCGGTGTACGCACAGACGACCACACCGACGCCGGGCACCGCTGCCGACGCGCAGCCAAAACCCGACGCCGAACGAGACGCGAGGACGCTCGACACGGTCGTCGTCACCGGCATCAAGGGAAGCCTGACCTCGTCGATGAACCTCAAGCGCGACGCGCAGGGCGTCGTCGACGGCATCGCCGCCGAGGACATCGGCAAGTTCCCCGACACCAACCTGGCCGAGGCGCTGCAGCGCATCAGCGGCGTGTCGATCGACCGCAGCAACGGCGAAGGCTCGCGCGTGACCGTGCGCGGCGTCGGTCCCGATTTCAACCTCGTGCTGCTCAACGGCCGGCAGATGCCGACCGCCACCGGCGGCCGCGCTTTTGAATTCAGCGACCTGGCGGCCGAGTCGATCTCGGCGGTCGAGGTCTACAAGACCAGCCGCGCCGCCACGCCCACCGGCGGCATCGGCGCGACGATCAACATCAAGACCGCGCGTCCGCTGGACAATCCCGGCCTGCACGCCAATGCCGGCATCAAGGGCATCTGGGACGGTTCCGACGACGATCTGCCGGGCGACTACAAAGGCAGCTCGGTCACTCCGGACGCGTCCGGCATCTTCAGCAACACCTCGGCCGACGGCCGCTTCGGCATCGCGCTGAGCGCGAATTACCTGAAGCGCGAATCGGGCTCGGCTTCGGCGTTCGTGGCCTCGGGCAACGGCTGGCGTCCGTTCATCGATACCCCGCAGCCCAACGGCGAAGGCGCGGGTTCGGCGCTGCCGCTGCCCGGCCAGCCCGGTTCGGGGAACATCACCAACCGCCCCGGTCCGAACGACGTCTATTCGATGCCGCAAAGCCTGGGTTACAGCATCAACTCGGTCAAACGCGAACGCCTCAACAGCCAGCTCACCTTCCAGTGGGCGCCGACCGACAACCTCACCGCGACGCTCGACTACACCTACTCGCAGAACAAGATCGAGCAGCTGCGCAACGACATGTCGGTGTGGCTCAACTTCACCCCCGGCACGAGTTCGTGGACCAAGGGTTCGGGCTCTTCGCCGACGTATTACGACGAGCGCTACAACGGCAATTCCGACTTCGCCAACGGCGCGAGCAAGACCGCGGTCAAGCGCGAGAACAAGTCGGTCGGCCTCAATGTCGACTGGCGCGTGGCCGACAATTTCAAGTTGAATCTTGACTACCACCGCTCCACCGCCGATTCCTCGCCCGACAGTCCGTACGGTTCGAGCAATACGCTGGGCGCCGCCGGCTTCTTCCGCGCCGGCAACACCATCGACTTCAGCCGCGATTTCCCGGTGCTGACCCTGCATCTGCCGGCCGGCATGACCGCGATCGATCCGGCGCAGATGCTGGTGGCCGGCTCGGTGTTCCGCAACGATATGCATCGCGCGGAAATCGAGCAGTTCCAGGCCAACGGCGAGTTCGAGTTCCAGAACTACTCCAAGCTCAATTTCGGCGTCGCCTCGACCGACTACGAAAACCGCTCGGCCTTCACCAACGTCCAGCTCGATACCTGGGGCGGCGCCACCAGCGTCAATGACTATCCCGATTCGGTCTGGCAGTTGCAGCACATGGGCGACTTCTTCAACGGCGCCAGCGGCAGCCGCGATCCGAAGTTCACCGATTCGTTCTTCCTGTTCGATTTCGACCAGGTGCGCCAACTGGCCGAGGACGCGTGGGTCGCCGCCGGCAAGGGCAGCCGCGAGGACTACCGCGCTTCGTTCGACTACAGCGGCGCCGCGGTTCCCGGCAGCACCGCCAACCGCACCGTGGGCGACAGCCAGGTGCGCGAGAAGTCGAGCAGCTTCTACCTGCAGTGGAGCAATACCTTCGAGTGGAAGCTGCCGGTCAACCTCGCCGCCGGCGTGCGCTACGAGCGCACCAAGGTCAAGGCCTCAGCGCTGCAGCCCGCGCCGTCGGGCATCGACTGGCTGTCGGAGAACGAGTTCATCATCCGCTACTCCGGTTCGCAGTTCCGCAATCTCGACGGCGACTACAAGTACTGGCTGCCGAGCCTGGACGTGTCGGTGGACTTGACCGACAGCATGAAGCTGCGCGCCAGCTACGGCGAATCGATCGGCCGGCCGAACTGGGGCAGCCTGAATCCGGCGCTGAGCGTCGGCGGTCAGGCGCGCTACGACGGCGGCGGCGGCGGCGCGGGCAATCCCGGGCTCAAGCCGCTGGAATCACGCAACTTCGACCTGTCCTACGAGTGGTACTACGGCGAGTCGAGCTATTTCTCGGTCGGCTATTTCCGCAAGAAGATCGACAACTTCATCGCCGATCAGGTCAGCCGCCAGACTCCTTATCCGGATCTGCACACGCCCGCGGGCGGCGCGTACTGGAACCAGGCCATCGCCCAGGGCTGCGCCGCCACCGACCGGCCGTGCATCCGCAACTACATCCTCAACACCTACAACGGCCAGCCCGGCGTGGTCAAAACCGGCGTCGACGCTAACGGCATCGCCACCGGCACCATCACCGGCCAGCCCGGCGATCCGGTGCTGGCATTCAACATCACCGCACCGGTCAACAACCGCGCCGATACGCTCGACGGTTGGGAATTCAACCTCCAGCACGTGTTCGGCGACTCGGGTTTCGGCCTGGCGGCCAACTACACCATCGTCAATTCCGGCCTGACCTACGACGACGGGCGCCTGGGCACCCAGTTCGCGATGACCGGGCTGAGCGATTCGGCGAACCTCGTCGCGTTCTACGAAAAAGGCCCGTGGCAGGCGCGCGCCGCCTACAACTGGCGCGACAAGTTCCTGACCTCGCTGGGCGACGGCAAGGGCGCCAATCCGATCTACGTGGAAGCCTACGGACAGTTGGACATGAACGTCAGCTACGCGGTCACCGACAATCTGGTGCTGTCGCTGGAAGGCATCAACATCACCGACGAGACCATGCGGACCCACGGGCGCAACACGCGTCAGTTGTACTCCTACGACCAGTCCGGGCCGCGCTACATGTTCGGGGTGCGCTACAAGTTCTGA
- a CDS encoding SapC family protein: protein MPQAVLLNNIDHHDLRVITARGARYGDDTMLAPTFFREFRDLQAYYPIVFQKTAQGGFQPMALLGLRADENLFLDKRFLDGRNQIQRWDAHYLPIAVERLPFLIGIADDEPMLHIDLDHPRVARGAAAEGEPLFLEHGGTTAFLQRMASMLRALHDGLRDNAGFIAALLRHRLLEPFTLDIRLDDRSELRLTGFHTIYEQRLRELDGTALHELSQAGYLEAAYMAMASMSHLRDLIERMNRRRAADR, encoded by the coding sequence ATGCCCCAGGCCGTACTGCTCAACAATATCGACCATCACGACCTGCGCGTAATCACCGCCCGCGGCGCTCGCTACGGCGACGACACGATGCTGGCGCCGACGTTCTTTCGCGAGTTCCGCGACTTGCAGGCGTACTACCCGATCGTCTTCCAGAAGACCGCGCAAGGCGGTTTCCAGCCGATGGCGCTGCTCGGCCTGCGGGCGGACGAAAACCTGTTTCTCGACAAGCGATTCCTCGATGGGCGCAACCAAATCCAGCGCTGGGACGCGCATTACCTGCCGATCGCGGTCGAGCGCCTGCCGTTCCTGATCGGCATCGCCGACGACGAGCCGATGCTGCATATCGACCTGGATCATCCGCGCGTCGCCCGTGGCGCCGCGGCGGAGGGCGAGCCCTTGTTCCTCGAACACGGCGGCACCACCGCGTTCCTGCAACGCATGGCCTCGATGCTGCGCGCGCTGCACGACGGGTTGCGCGACAACGCGGGTTTTATCGCCGCGCTGCTGCGCCACCGCTTGCTGGAGCCGTTCACGCTCGACATCCGCCTGGACGACCGATCCGAACTGCGCCTGACCGGATTCCACACCATCTACGAACAGCGCCTGCGCGAGCTCGACGGCACGGCGTTGCACGAACTGTCGCAAGCCGGATATCTCGAAGCCGCGTACATGGCGATGGCGTCGATGTCGCACCTGCGCGACCTGATCGAAAGAATGAACCGCCGCCGTGCCGCCGATCGTTGA
- a CDS encoding DUF4442 domain-containing protein, which produces MSDLSGSLDRLAFLPPSWRYRIVSAALGRQSRYFRTHGFRIVHIEAGKVSIAAGNRRGLRNRAGGIHSMAASLAGEYAAALVVAQHLACSAKLVVRRVQADFRKPLCGDIQAHASLDPAQVGAVSGACDGQLRVAMQVVDASGKVPIRGHVDVVWRSPMRAHDVS; this is translated from the coding sequence ATGAGCGATCTGTCCGGTTCGCTGGATCGCCTGGCGTTTCTTCCGCCCAGCTGGCGCTACCGGATCGTATCGGCCGCGCTGGGTAGGCAAAGCCGCTATTTCCGCACGCATGGCTTTCGCATCGTCCATATCGAAGCGGGCAAGGTGTCGATTGCGGCCGGCAATCGTCGTGGTTTGCGCAATCGCGCCGGTGGCATTCATTCGATGGCGGCCAGCCTGGCCGGCGAATACGCCGCCGCGCTGGTGGTCGCGCAGCATCTGGCCTGCAGCGCGAAGTTGGTGGTCAGGCGGGTGCAGGCGGATTTCCGCAAACCGCTGTGCGGCGACATCCAGGCGCATGCGTCCCTTGATCCGGCGCAGGTCGGCGCCGTATCGGGTGCGTGCGACGGCCAGTTGCGCGTCGCGATGCAGGTGGTCGATGCAAGCGGCAAGGTGCCGATCCGCGGGCACGTGGATGTGGTGTGGCGTTCGCCGATGCGCGCGCACGATGTTTCGTAG
- a CDS encoding type 2 lanthipeptide synthetase LanM family protein: MTESRIHEGFGPIIDHFTAAARDTFDTRLAALPAGLDAAESELIRAALAQALYENARLKLNRVLLLELHAAKLGGELTAEDEPGRFAQFVAKALSPEFAEQLRHRYPPLRERLQRALDQQCAAIETLVARLIADRAALAEFLGKAPGRLIKLSLGQGDLHEGGQTVARLTFEAGQVMYKPRSLRIDAVFDSFLAQLFEEEQRIRVPAVLDRGDYGWAAFIDHRYCDGDDELRRFYRGLGHWLAMLRLLGGTDIHLENLVAAGPVPVVVDVESLFAAARPVASSNYGQAYDLAQTLIQDSVLRTGIVPFRSRSVGFGRADLSAAGSLPGEQPQLQVPVIADDGTTAARVELVEADMDRSQNHPSPNPDVSRYWDEITEAFLDASQRLRRLDADGRLAPLLAAFEGCRARDVRRTTQVYVEIGRMLWHPASLHEEAKAIERARVLFSSAGGGAQPSPEDIAGEIHALRYGDIPIFVLWLSPERIAATLANWRAMRIELEEMTIRSSLVVTQLNSGVDGPNQRDSRSHYARRPHRDELDGRRRRLAAETMQRLLQLAVRGEDGSVTWITPESFGSQGWHVQPLGADAYFGLGGVAVTLAGYRHEVAHGRADPVAGVDEALEGALLALQTFVAAQAPATVGGFTGDGSRIWAWLVLHDLLGRPQLLANACACAAALEQKGFEDDPSLDITDGSGGAIAPLLGLAEATGDPRWLSLAARAASHLESQVRVDEQGTYWLTAGIADPIGGFAHGGYGIGWALERLAQSDAGSESDRQRWNALADGAFAFQDSLFDAAVGNWRDVRMKDTVNFPTWCNGGVGIGLAAADLYARGGDPRDLRDLRRAVAASRGQWGFTHTLCHGDFSLWELLVRASALDPEGSAVDFDEATAEVVSAIEEHGIVGGITRQAFTPGLMTGLAGAIHALNRMHPDCDLASPLLLECRRSSSRVGAEALELSSLLG; this comes from the coding sequence ATGACCGAAAGCCGTATCCACGAGGGCTTCGGTCCGATCATCGATCATTTCACCGCCGCCGCGCGCGACACGTTCGACACCCGCCTTGCGGCCTTGCCCGCCGGCCTCGATGCCGCCGAATCGGAACTGATCCGCGCGGCGCTCGCGCAGGCCTTGTACGAAAACGCGCGGCTCAAGCTCAACCGCGTGCTGCTGCTCGAACTGCACGCGGCGAAGCTCGGCGGCGAACTCACCGCCGAAGACGAACCCGGCCGCTTCGCCCAGTTCGTCGCCAAGGCGCTCAGCCCGGAATTCGCCGAGCAGTTGCGGCATCGCTATCCGCCGCTGCGCGAGCGCTTGCAGCGTGCGCTCGACCAGCAATGCGCGGCGATCGAAACCCTGGTGGCGCGCCTGATCGCCGATCGCGCGGCGCTGGCCGAGTTCCTCGGCAAAGCGCCCGGTCGCCTGATCAAGCTCAGCCTCGGCCAGGGCGACCTGCACGAAGGCGGACAGACCGTGGCCCGGCTCACCTTCGAAGCCGGGCAGGTGATGTACAAGCCGCGCTCGCTGCGCATCGATGCGGTGTTCGATTCGTTTCTCGCCCAGTTGTTCGAAGAAGAACAGCGCATCCGCGTGCCCGCGGTGCTCGATCGCGGCGATTACGGCTGGGCCGCCTTCATCGACCATCGCTATTGCGACGGCGACGACGAACTGCGTCGCTTCTATCGCGGCCTCGGCCATTGGCTGGCGATGCTGCGTCTGCTCGGCGGTACCGACATCCATCTGGAGAATCTGGTGGCCGCCGGTCCGGTGCCGGTCGTGGTCGATGTCGAGAGCCTGTTCGCGGCGGCTCGGCCGGTCGCGTCATCGAATTACGGACAAGCCTACGATCTTGCCCAGACGCTAATCCAAGACTCGGTGCTGCGTACCGGCATCGTGCCGTTCCGTTCGCGCAGCGTGGGTTTCGGCCGCGCGGACTTGTCCGCGGCCGGTTCGTTGCCGGGCGAACAGCCGCAACTGCAAGTCCCGGTCATCGCCGACGACGGCACCACCGCCGCGCGGGTGGAACTGGTCGAAGCGGACATGGACCGCTCGCAGAACCATCCCAGCCCGAATCCGGATGTGTCGCGCTATTGGGACGAAATCACCGAGGCCTTTCTCGATGCCTCGCAGCGACTGCGGCGACTCGACGCAGACGGTCGGCTCGCGCCGTTGCTGGCCGCGTTCGAAGGTTGCCGCGCGCGCGACGTGCGCCGCACCACCCAGGTCTACGTGGAAATCGGCCGCATGCTCTGGCATCCGGCGTCGCTGCACGAAGAAGCCAAGGCGATCGAGCGCGCCCGCGTCTTGTTCTCCAGCGCCGGTGGCGGCGCGCAGCCGTCGCCGGAGGACATCGCCGGCGAAATCCACGCGCTGCGCTACGGCGACATTCCGATCTTCGTGCTGTGGCTGTCGCCCGAGCGCATCGCCGCAACGCTCGCCAACTGGCGCGCGATGCGGATCGAACTCGAAGAAATGACGATCCGCAGTTCGCTGGTCGTCACCCAGCTCAACAGCGGCGTCGATGGGCCGAACCAGCGTGACAGCCGCTCGCACTACGCTCGCCGTCCGCATCGGGACGAGCTCGACGGGCGCAGGCGCCGGCTGGCCGCCGAAACGATGCAGCGTCTGTTGCAGCTCGCCGTGCGCGGCGAAGACGGCTCGGTCACCTGGATCACGCCGGAAAGCTTCGGCAGCCAGGGCTGGCATGTGCAGCCGTTGGGCGCCGACGCGTATTTCGGCCTCGGCGGCGTGGCCGTGACCTTGGCCGGTTATCGGCATGAAGTCGCGCACGGACGCGCCGATCCGGTCGCGGGCGTCGACGAAGCGCTCGAGGGCGCCTTGCTCGCCTTGCAGACCTTCGTCGCGGCGCAGGCGCCGGCGACGGTGGGCGGCTTCACCGGCGACGGCAGCCGCATCTGGGCTTGGCTGGTGCTGCACGATCTGCTGGGGCGGCCGCAATTGCTCGCCAACGCTTGCGCGTGCGCGGCGGCGCTGGAGCAAAAAGGTTTCGAGGACGATCCGAGTCTCGACATCACCGATGGCAGCGGCGGCGCCATCGCGCCGTTGCTGGGGCTCGCCGAGGCGACCGGCGATCCGCGTTGGCTGTCGCTCGCCGCGCGCGCGGCGTCGCATCTGGAATCGCAGGTGCGGGTCGACGAACAAGGCACCTACTGGCTGACGGCGGGGATCGCCGATCCGATCGGCGGTTTCGCCCACGGCGGCTACGGCATCGGCTGGGCCTTGGAGCGTCTGGCGCAATCCGATGCCGGCAGCGAGAGCGACCGGCAACGCTGGAACGCGTTGGCCGATGGCGCCTTCGCCTTCCAGGACTCGCTGTTCGACGCGGCGGTCGGCAACTGGCGCGATGTGCGCATGAAGGACACGGTGAACTTCCCGACCTGGTGCAACGGTGGGGTCGGCATCGGTCTGGCCGCGGCCGATCTGTATGCACGCGGCGGCGATCCGCGCGATCTGCGCGACCTGCGTCGCGCGGTGGCGGCGTCGCGCGGGCAGTGGGGGTTCACCCATACGCTCTGTCACGGCGATTTCTCGCTGTGGGAACTGCTGGTGCGTGCGTCGGCGCTCGATCCGGAGGGTTCGGCTGTCGACTTTGATGAGGCGACTGCCGAAGTGGTTTCGGCGATCGAGGAGCACGGTATCGTCGGGGGGATCACCCGTCAGGCGTTTACGCCTGGCCTGATGACCGGACTGGCTGGTGCGATTCACGCCTTGAATCGGATGCATCCTGATTGCGACCTCGCCTCGCCGTTGTTGCTTGAATGTCGGCGGAGCTCTTCTCGCGTAGGTGCGGAAGCTTTGGAGCTCTCGAGCCTATTAGGCTGA
- a CDS encoding phosphotransferase family protein — translation MLGGEFCAEHSTAEEVAQGRAMANDQDDGETDGASAYDASSRIAASSDAGGLSNARQRFAQVASIDSQARARHPFADSDHGIRRQISTAGISIRRRTMAEPRTCTDMPVQRSDDPLLSESSAAAVAVTDWLRSQGVDVGGRPDIRRCDGGMSHLTYRLRYDSHDLVLRRPLPGQGGLQRMRREFALQAALRPHYPVADMVRLCVDQGIVGTPFYVMRYVPGLVPRRRSFAGVALSANDARQVCINLLDKMLALHRIDPRSLASKELVLAPSSASHLRKRLLHWLSRHARLKAWTICDLRPIGQWLIDRVPEQRHAALLHNDWRLDNIVFDAAQPARIRAVLDWEFAGVGDPLMDLGILLSYWIDPGDNFVVRRYQWQPSHLPGMLSRDELLDRYLSASARDTRDWAFYRIFGLFRYLLTLQELYVRHVVQGGEEKAFFSGIWVLMHYLNWKCRGLMRHA, via the coding sequence GTGCTCGGCGGCGAATTCTGCGCGGAGCACTCGACGGCGGAGGAGGTCGCACAGGGGCGCGCCATGGCGAACGACCAGGACGATGGCGAGACGGACGGAGCATCCGCGTATGACGCATCGTCGAGGATTGCGGCGTCGTCCGATGCCGGTGGACTATCGAACGCACGTCAGCGTTTTGCTCAGGTGGCATCGATCGATTCGCAGGCGCGCGCGCGGCACCCGTTTGCCGATTCGGACCATGGGATTCGACGGCAGATCAGCACCGCCGGAATTTCGATCCGTCGCCGAACGATGGCGGAACCGCGAACATGCACCGACATGCCGGTGCAGCGGTCCGACGATCCCTTGTTGTCGGAATCGTCGGCGGCGGCCGTGGCCGTTACGGACTGGCTGCGTTCGCAAGGCGTCGATGTCGGCGGCCGGCCCGACATCCGCCGCTGCGACGGCGGCATGTCGCACCTGACCTATCGCCTGCGTTACGACAGCCACGATCTGGTGCTGCGCCGGCCGTTGCCGGGGCAGGGCGGACTGCAGCGGATGCGGCGGGAGTTCGCCTTGCAGGCCGCGCTGCGGCCGCATTATCCGGTCGCCGACATGGTCCGCCTGTGCGTGGATCAAGGCATCGTCGGAACGCCGTTCTATGTCATGCGCTACGTTCCTGGCCTCGTGCCTCGCCGGCGATCGTTCGCGGGCGTCGCCTTGTCGGCCAATGATGCGCGTCAGGTCTGCATCAACCTGCTGGACAAGATGCTCGCACTGCATCGGATCGACCCGCGTTCGCTGGCATCGAAGGAACTGGTGCTCGCGCCCTCCAGCGCGAGCCATCTGCGCAAGCGGCTGCTTCACTGGTTGAGTCGCCACGCCCGGCTCAAGGCGTGGACCATCTGCGATCTGCGGCCGATCGGCCAATGGTTGATCGATCGCGTGCCCGAGCAACGGCACGCCGCCTTGCTGCACAACGATTGGCGGCTCGACAACATCGTCTTCGATGCGGCGCAGCCGGCGCGGATACGCGCCGTACTGGACTGGGAGTTCGCCGGCGTGGGCGATCCGCTGATGGACCTGGGCATCCTGCTGTCGTACTGGATCGATCCGGGCGACAACTTCGTCGTGCGGCGCTATCAATGGCAGCCGTCGCACCTGCCCGGCATGCTCAGTCGCGATGAGCTTCTGGATCGCTACCTGAGCGCGTCCGCGCGCGATACCCGGGACTGGGCGTTCTACCGGATCTTCGGATTGTTCCGCTACCTGCTGACCTTGCAGGAACTGTACGTCCGCCACGTGGTGCAAGGCGGCGAGGAGAAAGCGTTCTTCAGTGGTATCTGGGTGCTGATGCATTACCTCAACTGGAAATGCCGCGGATTGATGCGACATGCCTAG